A single Lolium perenne isolate Kyuss_39 chromosome 6, Kyuss_2.0, whole genome shotgun sequence DNA region contains:
- the LOC127306052 gene encoding metalloendoproteinase 3-MMP, with amino-acid sequence MAAYASPPLSLFIAAAMVAAALVIVATPAAAHFPAGLPEPPFPNPWSAFQNLSGCHMGDERDGLARLKGYLSHFGYLPSAPSSSPFTDAFDADLEAAIATYQRNFGLEATGALDPSTVTQMVAPRCGVADVINGTSTMDRNSSSSAHGRHLYTYFPGGPMWPPFRRDLTYALTATSATSIDRATLSAVFARAFARWSDATTLRFAEAAPGADADITIGFYAGDHGDGEGFDGPLGTLAHAFSPTDGRFHLDAAEAWTVGDSASSSSGAVDLESVAVHEIGHLLGLGHSSVQGSIMYPTIRTGTRKVELETDDVQGIQSLYGTNPDFKGVAPTSPSTSSRETDSSAAADSRPAVSGFVGAVVAVGLLLLLPL; translated from the coding sequence atggccgcgTACGCCTCTCCTCCCCTCTCCTTGTTTATTGCTGCCGCCatggtggcggcggcgctggTGATCGTTGCCACGCCGGCAGCAGCACACTTCCCGGCCGGATTGCCGGAGCCGCCGTTCCCGAACCCGTGGTCGGCGTTCCAGAACCTCTCGGGCTGCCACATGGGCGACGAGCGGGACGGGCTGGCGAGGCTCAAGGGCTACCTCAGCCACTTCGGGTACCTCCCGTCGGCGCCGTCCTCCTCGCCCTTCACCGACGCCTTCGACGCCGACCTGGAGGCGGCCATCGCCACGTACCAGCGCAACTTCGGCCTCGAAGCCACGGGGGCCCTCGACCCGTCCACGGTCACCCAGATGGTCGCCCCGCGCTGCGGGGTCGCCGACGTCATCAACGGCACCTCCACCATGGACAGGAACTCCTCCTCGTCCGCGCACGGGCGGCACCTGTATACCTACTTCCCCGGCGGGCCGATGTGGCCGCCGTTCCGGCGCGACCTCACGTACGCGCTGACCGCGACCTCGGCCACGTCCATCGACCGGGCCACGCTCAGCGCCGTCTTCGCGCGCGCCTTCGCGCGGTGGTCGGACGCCACCACGCTGCGGTTCGCGGAGGCAGCGCCGGGGGCCGACGCGGACATCACCATCGGGTTCTACGCGGGCGAccacggcgacggcgagggcttCGACGGGCCGCTCGGCACGCTGGCGCACGCCTTCTCGCCCACGGACGGGCGCTTCCACCTGGACGCCGCCGAGGCGTGGACGGTGGGGGACAGCGCGTCGTCCTCCTCGGGCGCGGTGGACCTGGAGTCGGTGGCGGTGCACGAGATCGGCCACCTGCTGGGGCTCGGCCACTCGTCGGTGCAGGGCTCCATCATGTACCCGACCATCCGGACGGGAACCAGGAAGGTGGAGCTGGAGACGGACGACGTGCAGGGGATCCAGAGCCTCTACGGGACCAACCCCGACTTCAAGGGCGTCGCGCCGACGTCGCCGTCGACGAGCAGCAGGGAGACGGACAGCAGCGCCGCCGCGGACTCCCGGCCGGCCGTCAGTGGGTTCGTTGGGGCGGTTGTGGCGGTTGGCCTGCTGCTGCTACTACCACTGTAG